From Labilithrix sp., a single genomic window includes:
- a CDS encoding neutral/alkaline non-lysosomal ceramidase N-terminal domain-containing protein — protein sequence MGRADITVYERGMCMFGWGQPENVALGVALPLYARALVVECPNTRRRVGYVCADLGFISQHLRQKVLERIAERGVMLDEHDVMITATHTHSGPNGYSTYLFYSVTGPGFAPRVVDGLARGIVRALERAIATLAPARLTLHTTSVPLVETVSFNRSIAAYNLNDDVRPLPPDRSDEAVDRALTLLRVDDASSGRARGFLCWFPVHGTSIHFENTLLHPDNKGVAARDCEERAARVEPRSGSDERDSFVAIFAQESAGDVTPNFRWSPKRRLLVGKHDDDFESAEHAGRVQARHAWDAFREAPSRGVELRGALSGQIRYRDFASIAVDPDFARGREGRATSVACLGLGFAYGTLEGPGPAFALRAVNPVLSKLVAWCRRRRGRDWRSMHGSKVRFFDLGYGARGNVMTSLSTRPPGFQLLPDSRVAYYCRVLDSGRLGDHPWVPQVLPTQILLVGSLAIVGIPAEPTTVSGRRMRSTVASALAPIGVDRVVVNGYANAYAAYVTTEEEYRLQHYEAASTLFGRWTLAAWRTELRRLAGDMVHRRQRSPKFDSLRPALGDEPLRFRDHELLPSV from the coding sequence ATGGGCCGCGCGGATATCACCGTCTACGAACGCGGGATGTGCATGTTCGGCTGGGGCCAGCCGGAGAACGTCGCGCTGGGCGTCGCGCTGCCGCTCTACGCACGGGCGCTCGTCGTCGAGTGTCCGAACACGAGGCGCCGCGTCGGCTACGTCTGCGCGGACCTCGGCTTCATCTCGCAGCATCTCCGGCAGAAGGTGCTCGAGCGCATCGCCGAGCGAGGCGTGATGCTCGACGAGCACGACGTCATGATCACGGCGACGCACACGCATAGTGGTCCGAACGGCTATTCGACGTACCTCTTCTACAGCGTCACCGGTCCCGGCTTCGCGCCGCGCGTCGTCGACGGGTTGGCGCGCGGGATCGTTCGCGCCCTCGAGCGGGCCATCGCGACGCTCGCCCCGGCGCGGCTCACCCTCCACACGACCTCCGTGCCGCTCGTCGAGACCGTCAGCTTCAATCGATCGATCGCCGCCTACAACCTCAACGACGACGTCCGGCCGCTGCCGCCCGACCGGAGCGACGAGGCCGTCGACCGCGCGCTCACGCTGCTGCGCGTCGACGACGCTTCGTCCGGCAGGGCGCGCGGATTTCTGTGCTGGTTCCCGGTGCACGGCACCAGCATCCACTTCGAGAACACGCTCCTCCACCCGGACAACAAGGGCGTCGCGGCGCGCGACTGCGAAGAGCGCGCCGCGCGTGTCGAGCCGCGCTCCGGCAGCGACGAGCGGGACTCCTTCGTCGCGATCTTCGCGCAGGAGTCGGCGGGCGACGTGACGCCCAATTTCCGCTGGAGCCCGAAGCGCCGGCTCCTCGTGGGCAAGCACGACGACGACTTCGAGAGCGCGGAGCACGCCGGGCGGGTGCAGGCGCGGCACGCATGGGACGCGTTCCGCGAGGCGCCGTCCCGCGGCGTGGAGCTGCGCGGCGCGCTCTCGGGGCAAATTCGATATCGGGACTTCGCCTCGATCGCGGTCGATCCGGATTTCGCGAGGGGCCGCGAGGGACGGGCGACCTCGGTCGCGTGCCTCGGCCTCGGCTTCGCTTACGGGACGCTGGAAGGCCCGGGCCCCGCGTTTGCGCTGCGCGCCGTCAACCCCGTCCTCTCGAAGCTCGTCGCGTGGTGCAGGCGGCGTCGAGGTCGCGACTGGCGAAGCATGCACGGCTCGAAGGTCCGCTTCTTCGATCTCGGGTACGGCGCCCGCGGCAACGTCATGACCTCGCTCTCGACGCGGCCGCCAGGCTTCCAGCTCCTCCCCGATTCACGTGTTGCCTATTACTGCCGCGTCCTCGACAGCGGGCGGCTCGGGGACCATCCGTGGGTGCCGCAGGTCTTGCCGACTCAGATCCTGCTCGTGGGGTCGCTCGCGATCGTCGGCATCCCCGCCGAGCCGACCACCGTCAGCGGCCGGCGCATGCGCTCCACCGTCGCGTCGGCGCTCGCGCCGATCGGAGTCGATCGCGTCGTCGTCAACGGGTACGCCAACGCGTACGCCGCGTACGTGACGACGGAGGAAGAGTATCGACTCCAACACTACGAGGCGGCCTCGACGCTGTTCGGCCGATGGACGCTGGCGGCGTGGCGCACGGAGCTTCGGAGGCTCGCCGGCGACATGGTTCATCGCCGGCAGAGATCTCCCAAATTCGATTCGCTGCGACCTGCGCTGGGAGACGAGCCGCTCCGCTTTCGCGATCACGAGCTGCTTCCCTCCGTTTGA
- a CDS encoding FAD-binding protein, whose translation MRGRDGFFHPSTEDELRALVRHARRAGVRLRVRGSAHSIARAIYTDPSVAGEGGGGPHVDVMLDRYAKVVELNDPRMRVTVQAGCHLGLDPRDPTRSSTWETSLLAQLEARGWALPDLGGVTHQTVSGFLMTGSCGGSVVHSIEESVVALRLIDGTGTVHTLEREDDPPFFAALCSMGLLGVVSTITFQCVRAYDILGREDVTDEPDCAYELFGDGERGLEGFLRRTEYARLMWWPQEHVRRVVTWQARRMRPQDYDTRTGPPSAFRPKPYSVLGDAIESARLSRVANAGGQMLGGLFYDSVALASPTSRARAWAATVPGARRAISSPIGRRAKEIAGEAFTRRVLPAVLRPFVPVGAQQFWDRGCHGLPMDNQMSESSLPTEFTEIWVPLDRTGEVLRALRAHYDRHGYAATGAFICEIYAARATRSWMHPGYERDSLRIDLFWFARNPGDPTRGWFVQFWELLRPFGYRLHWGKHLPADPELGWRYLRRQTPRWDDFLDLRARLDPSDVFLTPYWRSALGVGARRADGVYVSSSPGAPLERRG comes from the coding sequence ATGCGGGGGCGTGATGGCTTCTTCCATCCGTCGACCGAAGACGAGCTCCGCGCGCTCGTGCGCCATGCTCGTCGCGCCGGCGTGCGACTGCGCGTTCGCGGCTCGGCGCACTCCATCGCCCGCGCCATCTACACCGATCCCTCCGTCGCCGGGGAGGGGGGTGGAGGTCCTCACGTCGACGTGATGCTCGATCGCTACGCGAAGGTCGTCGAGCTGAACGATCCGCGGATGCGGGTGACGGTGCAGGCGGGGTGTCACCTCGGCCTCGACCCGCGCGATCCGACGCGCTCTTCGACGTGGGAGACGTCGCTCCTGGCGCAGCTCGAGGCGCGAGGGTGGGCGCTCCCCGATCTCGGCGGGGTTACCCACCAGACCGTCTCGGGTTTCCTGATGACGGGCTCGTGCGGAGGTTCGGTGGTCCACTCCATCGAGGAGTCGGTCGTCGCGCTCCGCCTGATCGACGGCACGGGCACGGTCCACACGCTCGAGCGCGAGGACGATCCGCCGTTCTTCGCCGCGCTCTGTTCGATGGGCCTGCTCGGCGTCGTCTCGACGATCACGTTCCAGTGCGTCCGCGCCTACGACATCCTCGGCCGGGAAGACGTCACCGACGAGCCCGACTGCGCGTACGAGCTGTTCGGTGACGGCGAGCGCGGCCTCGAGGGATTCCTTCGCCGGACGGAGTACGCGCGCCTCATGTGGTGGCCGCAGGAGCACGTGCGGCGCGTCGTGACCTGGCAGGCGCGCCGGATGCGACCGCAGGACTACGACACACGCACCGGTCCGCCGAGCGCGTTTCGACCGAAGCCGTACTCGGTCCTCGGCGACGCCATCGAGAGCGCGCGCCTGTCGCGCGTCGCCAACGCCGGCGGGCAGATGCTCGGAGGCCTGTTCTACGACTCCGTCGCGCTCGCTTCGCCGACCTCACGCGCGAGAGCCTGGGCGGCGACCGTCCCCGGCGCGCGGCGAGCGATCTCCTCGCCGATCGGACGTCGCGCGAAGGAGATCGCGGGGGAGGCGTTCACGAGGCGCGTGCTCCCGGCGGTGCTTCGTCCGTTCGTGCCCGTCGGCGCGCAGCAGTTCTGGGATCGCGGCTGCCACGGACTGCCGATGGACAACCAGATGTCCGAGTCGAGCCTGCCGACGGAGTTCACCGAGATCTGGGTCCCGCTCGATCGTACGGGTGAGGTGCTCCGCGCGCTGCGCGCCCACTACGACCGCCACGGGTACGCCGCGACCGGCGCGTTCATCTGCGAGATCTACGCCGCCCGCGCGACGCGATCGTGGATGCATCCGGGGTACGAGCGCGACTCGCTCAGGATCGACCTGTTCTGGTTCGCTCGGAACCCCGGCGATCCCACCCGCGGCTGGTTCGTGCAGTTCTGGGAGCTGCTTCGTCCGTTCGGGTACAGGCTGCACTGGGGAAAGCACCTGCCCGCCGATCCCGAGCTCGGCTGGCGCTACCTGCGCCGTCAGACGCCGCGCTGGGACGACTTCCTCGACCTTCGCGCGCGGCTCGACCCCAGCGACGTCTTCCTCACGCCGTACTGGCGGAGCGCGCTGGGCGTCGGGGCTCGGCGCGCCGACGGAGTTTACGTAAGCTCTTCCCCCGGCGCGCCGCTCGAACGCCGAGGGTAG
- a CDS encoding nuclear transport factor 2 family protein — MATRLQKYYEGFASERESALHRLGEHFTDDIHFRDPFRETHGMPAFRELFVRMFKQYPTVAFDSFRIDGDDRAFTLTYVMRLGMVVGPEFVTPMASVCRVRAGEDRVSDLLDFYDFSSSLVSPFPLVAAAYRKLVNALFL; from the coding sequence GTGGCCACGCGCCTGCAGAAGTACTACGAGGGGTTCGCGAGCGAGCGCGAGAGCGCGCTCCATCGGCTGGGCGAGCACTTCACCGACGACATCCACTTCCGCGATCCTTTCCGCGAGACGCACGGCATGCCGGCGTTCCGCGAGCTCTTCGTGCGGATGTTCAAGCAGTACCCAACGGTCGCCTTCGACAGCTTTCGGATCGACGGAGACGACCGCGCCTTCACGCTCACGTACGTCATGCGGCTCGGCATGGTCGTCGGCCCCGAGTTCGTGACGCCGATGGCGAGCGTGTGCCGCGTCCGCGCCGGGGAAGACCGTGTCAGCGACCTGCTCGACTTCTACGACTTCTCGTCGAGCCTCGTGTCCCCCTTCCCTCTCGTCGCCGCCGCCTACCGCAAGCTCGTCAACGCGCTCTTCCTCTGA
- a CDS encoding DUF4241 domain-containing protein, giving the protein MGQLVLPTGSVVAIDPMHLQNEDVAPFARAVPPAKYDVELAVAGGRVCAVSIIVRAKAVDRWEVALPRGMSSLVPPSRRKVTAKPAYGYPVDVAMGSFMDAKALELLKEEDEHELDLASRTKALGIHDVGEGGTAAVFETATATDTTAPTTGSLATSSCALRPTSSLGVDRQPRSRPERRVQLLRARWR; this is encoded by the coding sequence TTGGGGCAGCTCGTCCTCCCGACGGGCTCGGTCGTGGCGATCGATCCGATGCACCTCCAGAACGAGGACGTCGCGCCGTTTGCGCGTGCCGTTCCACCAGCCAAGTATGACGTCGAGCTCGCCGTCGCCGGCGGCCGCGTCTGCGCAGTGAGCATCATCGTCCGCGCGAAAGCGGTCGATCGGTGGGAAGTCGCCCTCCCCCGCGGCATGTCGTCGCTCGTCCCGCCGAGCCGCCGCAAGGTCACGGCCAAGCCCGCGTATGGCTACCCCGTCGACGTCGCCATGGGCTCATTCATGGACGCGAAGGCGCTTGAGCTCCTCAAAGAAGAAGACGAGCACGAGCTCGATCTCGCTTCGAGGACCAAGGCACTCGGCATCCATGACGTCGGCGAAGGCGGTACCGCCGCCGTGTTCGAGACGGCTACGGCGACGGATACTACGGCACCTACTACGGGTTCGCTGGCAACGAGCTCGTGTGCCTTACGACCGACTTCCTCGTTGGGCGTAGATCGTCAACCTCGCTCGAGACCCGAGCGACGAGTGCAGCTACTTCGGGCACGGTGGCGGTGA
- a CDS encoding virulence RhuM family protein: protein MDAENVFYNPGDAGGKFDYGYRGSPSIVELGFDASESAHRFAIEWGPDAIRWLVDDRLVHERVNWNRARGAGGPCVCADWAASAGNQLRFSERPWWRRAAKGICGEGYPQRGRRARSRANAAAADGRVNLRGRAPRVGAVAQSDRSRSNVPFGTRSESPTMTKSSDETPKGELIVYQTEDGRTRVECRFEGETVWLTQALMAELFQTTPQNITQHLREIYAEGELDEAATCKPFLQVRTEGARQVSRNLRFYNLEAILAVGFRVRSHRGTQFRKWANARVSEYLVKGFTMDDERLKNPPGPGQTDYFDELLERIRDIRASERRFYQKVLDIYATSVDYEPDAALSQQFFATVQNKMHWAAHGHTAAEIVHERADSDKPFMGMQTTRPGGVVRKADAAIAKNYLTEPELQVLNRIVNLYIEFAELQALERRPMTMRDWVDKLDDFLKASGRKLLDHAGTISAEVAKAKADREYDRYRALQDAKPRMIDAAFEATAKQLKKPEPQRRPKKERGR, encoded by the coding sequence TTGGACGCCGAGAACGTCTTCTACAACCCCGGCGACGCGGGAGGGAAGTTCGACTACGGCTACCGGGGCTCCCCGAGCATCGTTGAACTCGGATTCGATGCTTCCGAATCCGCTCACCGATTCGCTATCGAGTGGGGGCCCGACGCGATCCGTTGGCTCGTCGATGACCGGCTTGTCCACGAACGGGTCAACTGGAATCGCGCGCGCGGAGCAGGAGGCCCTTGCGTTTGTGCAGACTGGGCCGCGTCTGCGGGCAATCAGCTCCGGTTCTCGGAACGCCCGTGGTGGCGCCGGGCCGCCAAAGGCATCTGCGGCGAGGGGTATCCCCAGAGGGGTCGACGTGCTCGGTCGAGAGCCAACGCGGCTGCTGCCGATGGACGGGTCAACTTGCGAGGTAGAGCCCCCAGAGTTGGTGCGGTGGCCCAGTCCGATCGCTCACGGTCCAACGTGCCGTTCGGGACGCGCTCGGAGTCGCCGACCATGACGAAGTCGTCCGACGAAACGCCCAAGGGCGAGCTCATCGTCTACCAGACCGAGGATGGCCGCACGCGCGTCGAATGTCGCTTTGAGGGCGAGACAGTCTGGCTCACGCAGGCGCTGATGGCCGAGCTGTTCCAGACGACGCCGCAGAACATCACGCAGCACCTCCGCGAGATCTACGCGGAGGGCGAGCTCGACGAGGCGGCAACCTGTAAGCCGTTCTTACAAGTTCGCACCGAGGGCGCGCGTCAGGTCTCTCGCAACCTCCGCTTCTACAACCTCGAAGCGATCCTCGCCGTCGGCTTCCGCGTGCGGAGTCATCGGGGCACCCAGTTCCGCAAGTGGGCGAACGCGCGCGTGTCGGAGTACCTGGTCAAGGGCTTCACGATGGACGACGAGCGGCTCAAGAACCCGCCCGGGCCGGGCCAGACCGACTACTTCGACGAGCTGCTCGAGCGGATTCGCGACATCCGTGCGTCGGAGCGGCGCTTCTACCAGAAGGTCCTCGACATCTACGCGACGAGCGTCGACTACGAGCCGGACGCCGCGCTCTCGCAGCAGTTCTTCGCGACCGTGCAGAACAAGATGCACTGGGCCGCGCACGGGCACACGGCCGCCGAGATCGTCCACGAGCGCGCCGACAGCGACAAGCCCTTCATGGGCATGCAGACGACGCGGCCGGGAGGCGTGGTCCGCAAGGCGGACGCCGCGATCGCCAAGAACTACCTGACCGAGCCCGAGCTGCAGGTCCTCAATCGGATCGTGAACCTGTACATCGAGTTCGCCGAGCTCCAGGCGCTCGAGCGCAGGCCGATGACGATGCGGGACTGGGTCGACAAGCTCGACGACTTTCTCAAGGCGTCGGGCCGCAAGCTGCTCGACCACGCCGGGACGATCTCGGCCGAGGTCGCGAAGGCGAAGGCCGATCGCGAGTACGACCGCTACCGGGCCCTTCAGGACGCGAAGCCCCGCATGATCGACGCGGCCTTCGAGGCGACCGCCAAGCAGCTCAAGAAGCCCGAGCCGCAGCGAAGGCCGAAGAAGGAGCGCGGTCGGTGA
- a CDS encoding DUF1016 family protein, with the protein MTKRSRKRPAMARTTKTPTATRPVMLTRAPAGYGEWLADLKARIHAAQQRAALAVNRELLTLYWQLGRDILDRQQRAGWGAGIVDRVSADLRAAFPAIRGFSRANLMYMRAFAEAWPEVGAIVQQPVGQLPWGHNLVLLAKLKTRSARLSYAASALERGWSRAVLVHHIEMRTVERQGKALTNFAERLPKPQSDLARETLKDPYRFDFLGIGAEANENELEGALVQHITRFLLELGAGFAYVGRQVHLQVGEEDFFLDLLFYHLKLRAYVVIELKATKFKPEYVGQLGFYMTAVDRQVKAPEDAPTIGLLLCKSKDKVVAEYALRDSSKPMGVAEYQLVQALPAQLEANLPSIDQIESELGATPVSLADASSLPIASKAKPKGRKQ; encoded by the coding sequence GTGACGAAGCGCTCGCGCAAGAGGCCCGCGATGGCGCGCACGACGAAGACGCCGACGGCGACTCGTCCGGTCATGCTCACGCGTGCGCCTGCCGGGTACGGGGAATGGCTCGCCGATCTGAAGGCGCGCATCCACGCGGCGCAGCAGCGAGCGGCGCTTGCCGTGAACCGTGAGCTGCTCACGTTGTACTGGCAGCTCGGGCGAGACATCCTCGATCGGCAACAACGTGCAGGTTGGGGCGCGGGGATCGTTGACCGTGTGTCCGCCGATCTCCGAGCGGCGTTCCCTGCGATACGCGGCTTCTCGCGCGCGAACCTCATGTACATGCGGGCGTTCGCGGAGGCGTGGCCGGAGGTTGGAGCAATCGTCCAACAGCCTGTTGGACAACTTCCATGGGGCCACAACCTCGTGCTTCTGGCCAAGCTGAAGACGAGGTCGGCGCGCCTCTCCTACGCGGCGAGCGCCTTGGAGCGCGGCTGGTCGCGCGCGGTGCTCGTGCACCACATCGAGATGCGGACCGTGGAGCGACAGGGCAAGGCGCTCACGAACTTCGCCGAGCGCCTGCCCAAGCCGCAGTCCGACCTCGCGCGCGAGACGCTGAAGGATCCGTACCGCTTCGACTTCCTCGGCATCGGCGCCGAAGCGAACGAGAACGAGCTCGAGGGCGCGCTCGTGCAACACATCACGAGATTCCTCCTCGAACTCGGCGCAGGCTTCGCCTACGTCGGTCGGCAAGTACACCTTCAGGTAGGCGAAGAGGACTTCTTCCTCGACCTCCTCTTCTACCACTTGAAGCTTCGCGCCTACGTCGTCATCGAGCTCAAGGCGACCAAGTTCAAGCCCGAGTACGTCGGCCAGCTCGGGTTCTACATGACGGCGGTCGACCGGCAGGTGAAGGCGCCGGAGGACGCTCCGACGATCGGCCTGTTGTTGTGCAAGAGCAAGGACAAGGTCGTCGCCGAGTACGCGCTTCGCGACTCGAGCAAGCCGATGGGCGTCGCCGAGTACCAGCTCGTGCAAGCGCTCCCGGCGCAGCTCGAGGCGAATCTCCCGAGCATCGACCAGATCGAGTCCGAACTCGGTGCCACACCAGTGTCCCTCGCAGACGCCTCGTCGCTGCCTATTGCATCGAAGGCGAAACCGAAGGGACGCAAGCAGTGA
- a CDS encoding TIGR02710 family CRISPR-associated protein, with protein MSGSTLLICTVGGSPEPIVAALKQWRPVRVRFVHTPATKGKIAEILPKAREEGVDLDAGRYDLLELPDEQDFTSCVEHLRALTDEVRAWAARGDGCQVVVDITGGTKCMTAAMAIQASHWPCLFSYVGGKERTKDGVGIAVSGSEIVRHAQNPWDALGHQAVDEFVVLFDQHAYLAAANVAAATMRRVSRPDRKRELSSLEQLAKALEAWDRFDHMTSKNLLESVSKSANDLRAALGPTRGDRVLAGAAQLVTHLGQLGLAQPPSRHHVLDLLANAKRRSDEGRFDDAVARLYRATEAIAQVALKEGHGVESTEKVPLERIPESLRITWAPRADNGLIPLGLQDAYALLAVLNDPLGTTFQGVGLSGTKSPLVARNRSILAHGFERVSDAVFDKLWTSALSLANVDVASLPSFPTLVDAEGKS; from the coding sequence GTGAGCGGCTCGACCCTGTTGATCTGCACCGTCGGAGGCAGCCCGGAGCCGATCGTCGCGGCGCTCAAGCAGTGGCGCCCCGTGCGCGTCAGGTTCGTTCACACTCCTGCCACCAAGGGGAAGATCGCCGAGATCCTCCCCAAGGCGCGTGAGGAGGGCGTGGACCTCGACGCTGGGCGGTACGACCTGCTCGAACTCCCGGACGAACAGGACTTTACGAGCTGCGTCGAGCACCTCCGAGCGCTCACCGACGAGGTGCGTGCGTGGGCAGCACGCGGCGACGGTTGCCAGGTCGTCGTGGACATCACGGGTGGTACGAAGTGCATGACCGCAGCGATGGCCATCCAGGCGAGTCACTGGCCGTGCTTGTTCTCATACGTCGGCGGCAAAGAGCGCACGAAGGACGGGGTGGGCATCGCGGTCTCCGGATCGGAGATCGTCCGTCACGCTCAGAACCCGTGGGACGCACTCGGCCACCAAGCCGTGGACGAGTTCGTCGTGCTGTTCGACCAGCACGCTTACCTCGCGGCGGCAAACGTCGCGGCCGCAACGATGCGGCGCGTGAGCCGCCCCGACCGCAAGCGCGAGCTGTCGTCCCTCGAGCAGCTCGCGAAGGCGCTTGAGGCGTGGGATCGCTTCGATCACATGACCAGCAAGAACCTGCTCGAGAGCGTCAGCAAGTCGGCGAACGATCTGCGTGCCGCGCTCGGCCCCACGAGAGGCGATCGTGTGCTCGCGGGCGCTGCTCAGCTTGTGACGCATCTCGGGCAACTGGGACTGGCGCAGCCTCCGAGTCGTCACCACGTGCTCGACCTCCTGGCCAACGCGAAACGCCGGAGCGACGAGGGCCGTTTTGATGATGCGGTGGCGAGGCTGTACCGCGCCACCGAAGCCATTGCGCAGGTAGCGCTCAAGGAAGGCCACGGGGTCGAAAGTACCGAGAAGGTCCCGCTGGAGCGGATCCCTGAGTCACTGCGCATCACCTGGGCGCCGCGGGCGGACAACGGCCTCATCCCGCTCGGCCTTCAAGACGCTTATGCGCTGCTCGCGGTCCTGAACGATCCCCTTGGGACCACGTTCCAGGGCGTTGGGCTGAGCGGTACGAAGTCGCCACTCGTTGCGCGCAACCGCTCGATCCTCGCCCACGGCTTCGAGCGCGTGTCCGACGCCGTCTTCGACAAGCTCTGGACCTCCGCGCTCTCGCTCGCGAATGTCGACGTTGCGAGCCTGCCATCCTTCCCCACGCTCGTGGATGCCGAGGGCAAGTCATGA
- the cmr6 gene encoding type III-B CRISPR module RAMP protein Cmr6, protein MRQVLRDSIGRDVPDHLGLAYDAWAPTEVADGKISDVNRRPWLDKLAELAVSPDYASSFERWKASFSAAGDRLAELTLASRLLIGHGNASAMDVGLTVHHTWGVPVIPGSALKGLVAHYVDATYGPAEPNKKPWEQQGDERARADYQGVTWNRRRIERGPGAVYRALFGAPDAREDEAMRENGFAAGAAAGLVTFHDALYVPGSLADNKPFATDVLTVHQKGFYDSSGQNLPNDYDSPTPVAFLTVRPKCRLLLALGGPSEWTELAAQLLADALKNWGVGGKTAAGYGLGTVGDWKAPEPRRSRAEQAVADMAKYGKDALSGDIEKWLRGEAATGPMRELLSAAPDATTKEHLHVVRAIGAKFDLRAAWTNRLTNKKADEQKKARARALIEAWDKLFSAGGRT, encoded by the coding sequence ATGCGCCAGGTCCTGAGGGATTCGATCGGCCGCGATGTCCCAGACCATCTTGGTCTCGCGTACGACGCGTGGGCGCCCACGGAAGTTGCCGATGGCAAGATCAGCGATGTCAACCGACGTCCGTGGCTGGACAAGCTCGCCGAGCTTGCAGTGTCGCCCGACTACGCAAGCAGCTTCGAGCGCTGGAAGGCGAGCTTCTCGGCGGCCGGAGATCGCCTCGCCGAGCTCACCCTCGCGAGCCGCCTGCTCATCGGACACGGCAACGCGAGTGCGATGGATGTCGGCCTCACGGTGCATCACACGTGGGGCGTACCGGTCATCCCCGGCTCAGCGCTGAAGGGCCTCGTCGCGCACTACGTCGACGCGACCTACGGGCCTGCCGAGCCCAACAAGAAGCCCTGGGAGCAGCAAGGCGACGAACGCGCACGAGCCGACTACCAGGGCGTGACGTGGAACCGGCGACGCATCGAGCGCGGGCCCGGCGCTGTCTACAGGGCGCTCTTCGGCGCGCCCGACGCACGTGAAGACGAAGCGATGCGGGAAAACGGCTTCGCTGCGGGGGCGGCGGCTGGGCTCGTGACGTTTCACGACGCCCTCTACGTGCCCGGCAGCCTCGCCGACAACAAGCCCTTCGCGACCGACGTGCTCACGGTGCATCAGAAGGGCTTCTACGACTCCTCGGGCCAGAACCTGCCGAACGACTACGATAGCCCGACCCCGGTCGCATTCCTCACGGTGCGGCCCAAGTGCCGCCTCCTGCTCGCCCTGGGTGGGCCGAGCGAGTGGACGGAGCTTGCCGCGCAGCTCCTCGCCGATGCGCTCAAGAACTGGGGCGTCGGCGGCAAGACTGCCGCTGGCTACGGGCTCGGCACGGTGGGTGACTGGAAGGCCCCTGAGCCGCGGCGTTCGAGGGCCGAGCAGGCCGTTGCCGACATGGCGAAGTACGGCAAGGACGCCCTGAGCGGCGACATCGAGAAGTGGCTGAGAGGCGAAGCCGCCACGGGGCCCATGCGTGAGCTGCTCTCCGCTGCACCCGACGCTACGACCAAGGAGCACCTGCACGTCGTTCGAGCGATCGGCGCGAAGTTCGACCTGCGCGCCGCGTGGACCAACCGCCTCACGAACAAGAAGGCCGACGAGCAGAAGAAGGCTCGGGCGCGTGCCCTCATCGAGGCGTGGGACAAGCTGTTCTCGGCAGGAGGGCGGACGTGA
- a CDS encoding type III-B CRISPR module-associated protein Cmr5, with translation MPLRDQQRALHAYNAVAAVQRGQQADYVIAVNDLGANILRSGLCAAIASLQRRDRGNVLLGHLANAGVPGLEGATARDLAQRVRGLDADSYMMATRELLEVATWLKRAVQATFEET, from the coding sequence ATGCCGCTCCGTGATCAACAACGCGCGCTGCACGCCTACAACGCGGTCGCTGCGGTTCAACGCGGACAGCAGGCGGACTACGTGATTGCCGTCAACGATCTCGGCGCCAACATCCTGCGGAGTGGCCTCTGCGCGGCGATCGCCTCGTTGCAGCGGCGGGACCGGGGGAATGTTCTCCTCGGTCATCTCGCGAACGCGGGCGTGCCGGGGCTGGAGGGCGCGACGGCGCGGGACCTGGCGCAGCGCGTGCGTGGGCTCGACGCCGACAGCTACATGATGGCCACCCGCGAGCTGCTGGAGGTCGCGACCTGGCTCAAGCGCGCCGTGCAGGCGACCTTCGAGGAGACCTGA